In Astatotilapia calliptera chromosome 23, fAstCal1.2, whole genome shotgun sequence, a genomic segment contains:
- the st6galnac5b gene encoding alpha-N-acetylgalactosaminide alpha-2,6-sialyltransferase 5b, with amino-acid sequence MKMKIKVCQGVGGIIIVTMVTGFLLVYNSSSGDRSASSSSSSSSSSSYRLDARVQSTKVPDRSQRLQTTSLEGYSGVMDHKPLNMHCRTCALVTSSGQLTASKRGEEIDRSECVIRMNDAPSLGYQQDVGRRASLRVIAHSSLQRVLRSRQELLNMSQDTVFIFWGPSSCMRRDGKGHVYNNLKLLNQLLPKLKIYIISRIKMLKFDELFKKETGIDRKSSNSWLSTGWFTMAIALELCDRINVYGMVPPAFCRSSSHPTVPYHYYEPSGPNECSMYLSHERNRRGSHHRFITEKAVFANWARTRDIHFYQPDWKPSPIVTTVNGSYTANPARS; translated from the exons ATGAAGATGAAGATAAAAGTG TGCCAAGGGGTTGGTGGCATCATCATCGTTACCATGGTTACCGGCTTTTTGTTGGTGTACAACAGCAGCTCTGGTGACAGATCAGCTTCCTCATCAAGTTCTTCGTCCTCATCGTCCTCTTACCGTTTGGATGCGCGAGTTCAGTCCACTAAAGTACCGGACAGATCACAGAGACTCCAAACAACATCTCTGGAGGGGTACTCAGGTGTCATGGATCATAAG CCTCTGAACATGCACTGCAGGACTTGTGCCCTGGTGACCAGCTCTGGGCAACTGACAGCGAGCAAGAGGGGCGAAGAAATCGACCGCTCTGAGTGTGTTATTCGTATGAACGATGCTCCCAGCCTCGGGTATCAGCAGGATGTCGGTCGGCGCGCAAGCCTGCGTGTTATAGCCCACTCCAGCCTGCAAAGGGTGCTGCGGAGCAGGCAGGAGCTCCTCAACATGAGCCAAGACACAGTGTTCATCTTCTGGGGACCGAGCAGTTGCATGAGACGTGATGGAAAAGGCCATGTTTACAACAACCTAAAGCTTTTAAACCAGCTGCTACCCAAACTTAAAATCTACATTATTTCCAGGATCAAGATGCTGAAGTTTGATGAActatttaaaaaggaaactgGGATTGACAG GAAGAGTTCCAACTCCTGGTTGAGCACCGGCTGGTTTACTATGGCTATAGCCCTGGAGCTGTGTGATAGGATCAACGTCTATGGCATGGTGCCTCCTGCTTTCTGCAG ATCCTCCTCCCATCCTACTGTACCATATCATTACTATGAGCCCTCGGGGCCCAACGAGTGCTCCATGTATCTTTCTCACGAGAGAAATCGGCGAGGAAGCCACCACCGTTTCATCACAGAGAAGGCGGTATTTGCAAACTGGGCTCGAACTCGTGACATCCACTTTTACCAGCCAGACTGGAAGCCCTCTCCCATCGTCACCACCGTGAATGGCTCGTACACTGCAAATCCAGCCAGATCCTGA